The Castanea sativa cultivar Marrone di Chiusa Pesio chromosome 11, ASM4071231v1 genome contains a region encoding:
- the LOC142615545 gene encoding cytochrome P450 705A22-like, whose translation MVTMTDNQYYLVCFLLLFLTTLLYQFIFNKPLKKLPPSPPTLPVIGHLHLIGPSIHRSLQKLSTQYGPIFNLRIGFAQFIVVSSASVSTEIFKTHDLSFADHQEFAFSEKIPYGNSGFFTAPYGDYWRFVKKLCNTELLSTGHLERSRAVREKELARFLQNVFESAKRKEVVDLGVELMKLTNNMLCTMTASTSCSEKGDEAERIRKIMKDIFTVGSKVFFGNILGPFGILGFWLFGKQAITEQLKIDEILEGMLKEHEDQIGKKDTQDFIDILLKVYRDGKAEVKMTRSNIKAFLSDLFIGSTGTTSEVILWTITELINHPSVFNKVEEEINSVVGSTRLVDESNVENLPYLQAVVKETLRLYPPLPVTTRKCRQNCEIGGFEIPQETVVLINLYVIMRDPELWDNPNEFQPERFLVSSEKQESMKYKHNETFSFLPFGAGRRACPGSKLGLSMVHMAVATMVQCFNWEVVGDGGENKAKVNTEVSKGAFIHKAHPLKCLPIVKFNPFDCVM comes from the exons ATGGTCACCATGACTGATAACCAATACTACTTGGTTTGCTTCCTCCTCTTGTTCCTCACAACTCTTTTgtatcaatttattttcaacaaGCCTCTCAAGAAACTCCCTCCAAGCCCACCAACTTTACCAGTTATTGGTCATCTCCACCTCATTGGGCCATCAATTCACAGATCCTTGCAAAAGCTCTCCACCCAATATGGCCCTATTTTCAATCTCCGCATTGGTTTCGCTCAATTCATTGTGGTTTCATCGGCCTCAGTGAGCACTGAAATATTTAAAACTCATGATCTTTCTTTCGCGGATCACCAAGAGTTTGCTTTCTCAGAGAAGATACCGTACGGAAACTCTGGATTTTTCACTGCACCATATGGTGATTATTGGCGGTTCGTCAAGAAATTGTGCAACACGGAACTTCTTTCAACTGGTCATCTTGAAAGGTCTCGGGCGGTTCGTGAGAAAGAACTTGCACGTTTTTTGCAAAACGTTTTTGAGAGTGCCAAGCGGAAAGAGGTTGTTGATTTGGGTGTTGAGCTTATGAAGCTAACAAATAATATGTTGTGTACGATGACGGCAAGCACAAGTTGTTCAGAGAAAGGTGATGAAGCTGAAAGGATTAGAAAGATAATGAAAGACATCTTTACGGTTGGTTCAAaggtattttttggaaatattttggGACCCTTTGGTATATTGGGTTTCTGGTTGTTTGGAAAGCAAGCCATAACAGAACAGTTAAAGATTGATGAGATCTTGGAAGGGATGTTGAAGGAGCATGAAGATCAGATTGGGAAGAAAGACACTCAAGAttttattgatatattattGAAGGTGTATCGAGATGGCAAGGCTGAGGTCAAAATGACCAGAAGCAATATCAAGGCTTTTTTATCG gatctttttattggaagtaCTGGTACCACATCGGAGGTCATTCTGTGGACAATAACTGAGCTAATCAACCATCCTTCTGTATTCAACAAGGTTGAAGAGGAGATAAATTCAGTGGTTGGTAGTACTAGACTAGTTGACGAATCAAATGTTGAGAATCTCCCCTACTTGCAAGCAGTTGTGAAAGAAACACTACGACTATATCCACCATTGCCTGTGACAACAAGAAAATGTCGTCAAAATTGCGAAATTGGAGGCTTTGAAATACCCCAAGAAACCGTGGTGTTAATCAATCTGTATGTCATAATGAGAGATCCAGAATTATGGGACAATCCAAATGAGTTCCAACCAGAGAGATTTTTGGTTTCCTCTGAAAAACAAGAGAGTATGAAATATAAACACAATgaaaccttttcttttcttccttttgggGCAGGGAGGAGAGCTTGCCCTGGTTCAAAGTTAGGATTGAGTATGGTACATATGGCAGTTGCAACcatggttcaatgtttcaattGGGAAGTGGTTGGAGATGGAGGAGAGAATAAGGCTAAGGTTAATACTGAAGTTTCAAAAGGCGCTTTTATTCACAAGGCTCATCCACTTAAGTGCCTTCCAATTGTTAAATTCAACCCatttgattgtgtgatgtga